CTTTACAACGCGTCCGCAATCGGTCCTTACGTTTGCCGACCCGGCGGTCGTGAAGGATGCAGATGAGTGCGAAACCCAGCCGACGCACGGTATCACGGTTCGGTAGAATCATTGTCCATGACCGGCGGGCGCAAAACGGAGTCAATCACGTGGATGACGCCATTACCGGTCACGATATCCGCGTCAAGCACGGTAGCACTGCCGACGCGAAGCGTACCGTCGTCAGCGCTGACCGGTACAGATGAACCCTCCATCGTATTGACAAACGCCATTCCACTCACGTCCTCGCTCATCAATTTTTGCTGCACGACGTGGTGGGTCAAAATCATACGGAGACGATCCCTGTTTTCACGATCGAGCAAATCGGGAACGGTCCCTTCGGGAAGTCGATCGAATGCCGCATTGGTCGGGGCAAACAACGTATACGGACCTGCGCTCGCAAGCGTGGAGTCGAGACCGCTCGAATCAAGAGCGGTCTGTAAGGTTGTAAAGCGGTCGTCGGTTTCGATCACACTCGCTAGAGAACTACTATCGCTCAGCGTGACAGCCGTAGAATTATCCTCTTGTGCCGGATCCCCGGACTCGCCGCATCCAGCTATGGCGAAAGCAAGAAAAGGAACGACCAGAATGGCCGCCAGGGATCGGAACCAGCAAGGTGTATACATAGACAATGATATAGAATCGTCAGGTACCGGTTTATCGCTGTACTTTCAACACTGGATGCTGTTTTGCCTTGTTTGGTGATTTTCGAAACATCCGCTTTTCTTGACCTCTGCAATGATATTGAGAGATTCGTTTTAGCACGTGTCGACCCGGTGGACTACGCGCTCTCTACCAACCACCAGGGCCAAGCCTCCCCAATTTGAAATCACCGTCAACCTCTTGACACGTTGGCGCAATACGTCGTACCGTAAGACTCCCTGATGACGGACGCGCCCGCCGACTCAAGCCGTCGCAAAGCGTTTGTGAATCAGGAACCCGTTTCTCACGGGATGGTAAGAGCGGATCCTGACGGGCAGAACCGCCCCGAATACATATTCCTCGGTAGCTCAGTGGCAGAGCATCCGGCTGTTAACCGGACGGTCGCTGGTTCGAATCCAGCCCGGGGAGCCAAAAAGATGAAAGGCCTAAGCGCTTGCGATCCAAGTGCTTAGGTTTTTTCTATTTACGTCAATCCTCCTTCGGTTCTGCAGGTCGTGCGGAATCGTCCCGTCGGATTCTTTGACGATCCTCCCTCATGTCACCCATCCTGAGGATCGCGTGTTCATTACCCCGACCCGACCCTCAACCGCCGTATGAGTGGACGTGATCGGAGGCCTTGTAGAACGCCACGCTGAGGGCTACATTCTGCATCTCTCCCTCCTCTGGTCTCTCCCCTTCGTTGTCTATGTGTCGCGTCATAATCAGGCACCTTTTTGTTTTGACCCTGCTGCTCCTCGTCCCGCGCTCCGTAGCCGCTCAGGACACGCGCGAACAGGCAGTGTCCATGAATCCCGAGCTCACCAAGGCAAAGACGATCGAGATCACACATCCCGATGGGGTGATCGACATTCCGAGCTACCGGAGCGCAACGTATGAGCAGAGCGTGCAGCGGCTCTCTCCGGACACGGTACTCGTAACGGTCGCAACGAAGCGGGCATCGTTCGACGACCCGTACCCTGTTGTGGCCGTCCCCGACTCGATGCAGCGCTATGCGGGACCAACGGCCAACATCCAGAGCGATGCGGCAGATATTGCGGCGATAGCGAACCAGATCCGCTCCCAAGCGAATGCAAGAACCCAGCAGGAGCTAGTCAACGCCGTCCTCCGCTGGAACAGCAACCACCTGCGGTGGGCTCGTCCGAACGAAGTTCCAGATGCCCTTACGGCACTCGAGCGAGGTAGCGGTAACTGCATCGCCTTCACCCACCTCCCCGCCGCCGTTCTTCGCCACCTGGGTATTCCGGCCCGAACTGCCCGTACGTTTGTCGCCCGACCCGACGCGAATGCCCTCATCCGACACTACCTTCTGGAGGTCTACTACCCATCCACCGGCGCTTGGGCCACGTACGAACCCCAGATTCCGGGGCAGCCGTGGACGAGCAACGTGTACCTGTACAACGCACCCGACTGGAGCACGGCCGGACAGCGCCGGACACGTCCCATCAGCGAAGACCCTCGCACCACCGTTCGGTATGCGCGTCAGGCCGTCGACGCATCGATTCGTGCTGGTGCCACTCCGCTCGCGTCGAAACATGACAATGACGCTCTGTACACCGCCGTGGACGGAGACGGGCCCATCGCTGCCGTGGGACGCACCCGAAGCCCCGGCGACGACATCTCCGCCCTTTTGACGAGCGAGGCGATCGTGTTCGAAGCGGATGCCACCGGCACGCTCATACCCACCGACACCGTTGGCGGACGGGCTGCGCCGGAGACGTTTTGGGGATTTCACGCGATGGATGTCAAAGGCACACCGGTGCTTCTACCGAACCATCGAGGGAGCATCGATGCACATGTGGATCTCGGCATCGCGGCAGGACCTGCGCTCGGACGCGATGCTCCCTACATCTTCGAACGGTCGGATGACAGCTGGAGCAGCACTCGCCTTACGGGTCCACCCTCAGAAGAATTGGCAGCCACCGAACAAACGGTCGCCATCGGGCCGGAAGCTGCTGTCGTGGTGGTGCCGATGGACCGGGATGACCGCCAGGGTCGCGAAACGTGTACCGCGCACGCATTCGCTCGCACGAATAACGGCTGGAAATGGACGGGCGAACTGGACGTGACCACGCCTGCCGCCTCAGCGACGTTTCGGAGCTACTCGGCCCCGAATTACACCTTAGAGGTGACCTGCAAGCCGCAAGCTGCCATCGTAGACGGGCGCATCGTCGTCGGAACGTTCATCCGCGGCGAACAGGGTCGGGACGTAAGAGGCGGGCGAATGGACGTTTCGCCGGTTGAGCCGACCGACGATGTCGCGCAGGGCCATCTCCAGATCTTCGAAGCGGGAGCCGATGGTGAATTTGCAGAGACCGCTCGATTTTCTTCGGACGGCGAACAGTGCACGTTTCCGGCCTCCATCGCCGGAAAGGGACCGCGTATCGCGGTGGGCGCGGCTCAC
The nucleotide sequence above comes from Longibacter salinarum. Encoded proteins:
- a CDS encoding transglutaminase domain-containing protein, whose amino-acid sequence is MTLLLLVPRSVAAQDTREQAVSMNPELTKAKTIEITHPDGVIDIPSYRSATYEQSVQRLSPDTVLVTVATKRASFDDPYPVVAVPDSMQRYAGPTANIQSDAADIAAIANQIRSQANARTQQELVNAVLRWNSNHLRWARPNEVPDALTALERGSGNCIAFTHLPAAVLRHLGIPARTARTFVARPDANALIRHYLLEVYYPSTGAWATYEPQIPGQPWTSNVYLYNAPDWSTAGQRRTRPISEDPRTTVRYARQAVDASIRAGATPLASKHDNDALYTAVDGDGPIAAVGRTRSPGDDISALLTSEAIVFEADATGTLIPTDTVGGRAAPETFWGFHAMDVKGTPVLLPNHRGSIDAHVDLGIAAGPALGRDAPYIFERSDDSWSSTRLTGPPSEELAATEQTVAIGPEAAVVVVPMDRDDRQGRETCTAHAFARTNNGWKWTGELDVTTPAASATFRSYSAPNYTLEVTCKPQAAIVDGRIVVGTFIRGEQGRDVRGGRMDVSPVEPTDDVAQGHLQIFEAGADGEFAETARFSSDGEQCTFPASIAGKGPRIAVGAAHCDDGKDHIRFYSLSSDSWTQGGRLTPDSEHLRRGMGGRPGFATDLAWNGETLAVGTRRSVGNTHARSSVVLYTSSGANDWTESQVIESDNSSWRQEFVAFRGDRLILEGPEESHVLERSGDTWTRIASRRPIRGGLDRRAPGVAVHGETIVVARYQPTPAPQSHHDGGILTRLLPTPALDVYQRTDGSWMRTAQLRLPEPALPHDVRMAVDMDDRHIVVGVKEATFVFTRTGQGWSKPVRLRTSKRESIRFGESVSIHDGVIAVGVSDAAMFTDAGRQSYVGAVHLFNGNGTQWTHAAEVRAPEPEAYAAFGRSVALYDGTLLVGESGNPGRRDRTGAAYIYKRSSGSWTHAATLEQPSADTQDRFGESVALRGDTAIVGASGNTAGRGLPHRGTALVYTRTSENTWRLSSVAGASPATSTERLGAHLAFTGTHLLMTTRPQRGSRERGVYAVPIRR
- a CDS encoding fasciclin domain-containing protein; protein product: MYTPCWFRSLAAILVVPFLAFAIAGCGESGDPAQEDNSTAVTLSDSSSLASVIETDDRFTTLQTALDSSGLDSTLASAGPYTLFAPTNAAFDRLPEGTVPDLLDRENRDRLRMILTHHVVQQKLMSEDVSGMAFVNTMEGSSVPVSADDGTLRVGSATVLDADIVTGNGVIHVIDSVLRPPVMDNDSTEP